A region of Mammaliicoccus sp. Dog046 DNA encodes the following proteins:
- a CDS encoding YjiH family protein — MKQTSVTLARFKFIILSLLGIYLFLIPISDTNSEGKKETSLPVAYLANRALDLIGDQAGLIIMLIISFSAIMTVIYSTLFSTSTKRSITNELFNVNWIWAVIRCLGAVFAICVYFNVGPGFILNENTGLMVYKDLLPTLLTVFFFAGLFLPLLMDFGLLEFLGPMFAPIMRPVFKLPGRSTVDNLASFIGDGTVGVMITSSQYEQGFYTRREATVIATTFSVVSITFAIVIAQTIGLMDYFFQFYLSVIIACIVAAFIMPRIWPLKQIPDQYSNGSTEQLNEKIPDTHNPVSWGFEKATEKAIESPGFKQFFINGVKTVLDMWLAVLPVVMTIGTLATIVAEYTPTFSILGTPFVPLLELMQIPYAKEASETLLIGFADMFLPSLLISDVPSDMTRFIIGALSISQLIYLSEVGGVILGSKIPVSLGKLFMIYLIRTVITLPVIVILAHIFF; from the coding sequence ATGAAACAAACGAGTGTTACATTAGCCAGATTTAAATTTATAATTTTGTCATTATTAGGGATTTATTTATTTTTAATTCCAATTTCAGATACAAACAGTGAAGGAAAAAAAGAAACGAGTTTACCTGTTGCATATTTAGCCAATCGGGCTTTAGATTTAATAGGTGATCAAGCAGGGTTAATTATTATGTTAATCATTTCGTTCTCTGCGATTATGACGGTAATATATTCGACTTTATTTAGTACTTCAACGAAACGTTCAATTACAAACGAACTATTCAATGTCAATTGGATTTGGGCTGTTATTCGTTGTTTAGGTGCAGTTTTTGCAATTTGTGTATATTTCAATGTAGGACCGGGATTCATTCTAAATGAAAATACAGGTTTAATGGTATATAAAGATTTGTTACCAACATTATTAACTGTATTCTTCTTTGCGGGATTATTTTTACCATTATTAATGGACTTTGGTTTATTAGAATTTCTTGGACCAATGTTTGCGCCGATAATGAGACCAGTATTTAAATTACCAGGTAGATCTACAGTAGATAACTTAGCATCTTTCATTGGTGATGGTACGGTAGGTGTTATGATTACAAGTTCACAATATGAACAAGGATTCTATACGAGAAGAGAAGCAACAGTAATTGCGACAACATTCTCAGTTGTATCTATTACATTTGCTATCGTTATTGCACAGACAATTGGTTTAATGGATTATTTCTTCCAATTCTATTTATCAGTTATCATTGCTTGTATTGTTGCAGCGTTTATTATGCCAAGAATTTGGCCGCTTAAACAAATACCTGATCAATACTCAAATGGAAGTACTGAGCAATTAAATGAGAAAATCCCAGACACACATAATCCAGTGTCATGGGGATTTGAAAAAGCAACTGAAAAAGCAATTGAATCACCAGGATTTAAACAATTCTTTATAAATGGTGTGAAAACCGTATTAGATATGTGGTTAGCAGTATTGCCAGTAGTTATGACGATAGGGACATTAGCGACAATCGTTGCAGAGTATACACCAACATTTAGTATTCTTGGAACACCGTTTGTACCTTTATTAGAACTGATGCAAATACCATATGCTAAAGAAGCATCAGAAACATTATTAATTGGATTTGCAGACATGTTCTTACCATCACTATTAATCAGTGATGTACCAAGTGATATGACACGATTTATAATAGGTGCGTTAAGTATTTCTCAATTAATATATTTATCAGAAGTGGGTGGCGTTATTTTAGGTTCTAAAATTCCAGTCAGCCTTGGTAAACTATTCATGATATACCTTATACGTACTGTAATCACATTACCTGTGATTGTTATTTTGGCACATATTTTCTTTTAA
- a CDS encoding heme oxygenase, giving the protein MYIVTNRIKMKSGYAEKLAPMFTKGGALQEMKGFIKVETWNIQGIDENDELHVNMWWETLEDFDVWKNSDAFKQAHQRGGDSNKEKGESPMLGSELVIAKVETTVDPK; this is encoded by the coding sequence ATGTATATCGTAACAAATAGAATTAAAATGAAATCAGGTTATGCTGAAAAATTAGCACCAATGTTTACTAAAGGTGGCGCACTACAAGAAATGAAAGGCTTCATCAAAGTAGAAACATGGAATATTCAAGGCATTGATGAAAATGATGAGCTACATGTTAATATGTGGTGGGAAACATTAGAAGACTTTGATGTATGGAAGAATAGTGATGCTTTCAAACAAGCACATCAGCGAGGCGGAGATTCAAATAAAGAAAAAGGCGAATCACCTATGTTAGGTTCAGAACTCGTCATTGCTAAAGTTGAAACTACAGTAGATCCAAAATAA
- a CDS encoding SDR family NAD(P)-dependent oxidoreductase produces the protein MLRELKGFNAIITGGSKGIGKAIAVELAREGVNVAIASRNIDTLTETANELKKFGVKVFYKETNIAKQKDVQRFIEDAYHALGSIDIVINNAGVMKNRSFLEVDEEEFDQLFETNVKGIYYVLQEALPHLVKQQSGDVINIASMSGLKANANSSIYSATKYAVIGMTEGIMQEMRKHNIRVSYLTPSAVLTDLIGETPLQEDTMTHPEDVADVVISQLKLQPRTFMKTAQIWATNPTPKE, from the coding sequence ATGTTAAGAGAGTTAAAAGGATTTAATGCTATTATAACTGGTGGTTCAAAAGGTATCGGAAAAGCAATCGCAGTTGAATTAGCACGTGAAGGTGTAAATGTAGCTATCGCGAGTAGAAATATTGATACTTTGACTGAAACTGCTAACGAACTCAAAAAATTTGGAGTTAAAGTTTTTTATAAAGAAACCAATATTGCAAAACAAAAAGATGTACAACGTTTCATTGAAGATGCATATCATGCACTAGGTTCTATAGATATCGTCATCAATAATGCAGGTGTCATGAAAAACCGTTCATTCTTAGAAGTAGATGAAGAAGAATTTGATCAATTATTTGAAACAAATGTTAAAGGTATTTATTATGTACTTCAAGAAGCATTACCACATCTTGTTAAACAACAAAGTGGTGACGTAATCAATATTGCATCTATGTCTGGTTTAAAAGCAAATGCCAATAGCAGTATTTATTCAGCAACTAAATATGCAGTAATTGGTATGACTGAAGGTATTATGCAAGAAATGAGAAAACATAATATTAGAGTATCTTACTTAACACCATCTGCAGTACTAACAGATTTAATTGGTGAGACACCATTACAAGAAGATACAATGACACACCCTGAAGATGTTGCCGATGTTGTCATCTCACAACTTAAATTACAACCAAGAACATTTATGAAGACTGCACAAATTTGGGCTACTAACCCAACACCAAAAGAATAG
- the argF gene encoding ornithine carbamoyltransferase: protein MLKELNKTSFLKEIDFSKAEFETLIDLAAELKFKEKHQIPHRYLNGKHIALLFEKQSTRTRSAFTVAATKMGASVSYLGKDDLQLGKKESVEDTAIVLGSMFDGIAFRGFEQKTVEDLAKYSNVPVWNGLTNEWHPTQMLADFLTIKEYFGTYEGKTVTFIGDGRNNVANSLLVTSAILGVDVHIVAPKELQPDLEIQSLAHSLSEDSRSEVLITDNIQEGVYGSDVIYTDVWCSMGEEDQLDTRFNILRDYQVNQNLMNLTGKNDTLFLHCLPAIHDLNTEMGALCFEKFGVTCMEVTDDVFRADYSRVFEQAANRMHTIKALLATTCGNLY, encoded by the coding sequence ATGTTAAAGGAATTAAATAAGACGAGTTTTTTAAAAGAAATTGATTTTTCAAAAGCAGAATTTGAAACGCTTATTGATTTAGCAGCAGAATTGAAATTCAAAGAAAAGCATCAAATCCCACATCGTTATTTAAATGGGAAACATATTGCTTTATTATTCGAAAAGCAGTCTACGAGAACACGTTCAGCTTTCACTGTGGCAGCTACGAAAATGGGTGCAAGTGTTTCATACTTAGGTAAAGATGATTTGCAATTAGGCAAGAAGGAATCAGTAGAAGATACAGCAATTGTATTGGGATCTATGTTTGATGGTATTGCTTTTAGAGGTTTTGAACAGAAGACTGTTGAAGACTTAGCGAAATACTCAAATGTTCCAGTTTGGAATGGATTGACGAATGAATGGCATCCTACCCAAATGTTAGCTGATTTCCTAACAATTAAAGAATATTTTGGTACGTACGAAGGCAAAACTGTAACGTTCATAGGTGATGGTCGTAACAATGTTGCGAATTCATTACTTGTAACAAGTGCGATTCTAGGTGTAGATGTTCATATTGTGGCACCTAAAGAACTTCAACCAGATTTGGAAATTCAATCGTTAGCACATTCATTAAGTGAGGACTCTAGAAGTGAAGTGTTAATCACTGATAATATTCAAGAGGGTGTATACGGAAGTGATGTTATATACACTGACGTATGGTGTTCAATGGGTGAAGAAGATCAATTAGATACACGTTTTAATATACTAAGAGACTATCAAGTCAATCAGAATCTAATGAATTTAACAGGTAAAAATGATACGTTATTTTTACATTGCTTACCAGCTATTCATGATTTAAATACAGAAATGGGTGCATTATGTTTTGAAAAATTTGGTGTAACTTGTATGGAAGTTACTGATGATGTATTCAGAGCAGATTATTCAAGAGTATTTGAGCAAGCAGCAAATCGTATGCACACAATCAAAGCATTATTAGCTACTACATGTGGCAATTTATATTAA
- the rarD gene encoding EamA family transporter RarD — protein sequence MSETKKGIIYAALAYVIWGVLPIYWNIVDKIGPFEILAHRILWSAVFMVLLLIFTKQLTMFKRATIKLFKNKKMLFAIIAAGYIITINWGTFIWAVNNHHVLQASLGYYINPLMSILLAFIFLGERFSKAQWLAILLAFIGVIYMTFQVGEFPYVSIILATSFALYGLIKKVVDIDAFSSITIECIVTLPAALIYIYYLSQIDAVTFGVNAASGWLLLSGAVTAIPLILFSAGARRIPLSLTGFLQYIGPTIMFFIGIFLLNEHFDIDQLITFILIWAGIIIYSYSKYLELSRNRKKLIKN from the coding sequence ATGTCAGAAACTAAAAAAGGCATCATCTATGCAGCCCTAGCCTATGTAATATGGGGTGTGCTTCCTATTTATTGGAACATCGTCGATAAAATCGGCCCATTCGAAATTCTTGCTCACCGTATTCTTTGGTCAGCAGTATTTATGGTGTTATTACTCATATTTACAAAGCAACTAACAATGTTCAAACGCGCAACTATTAAACTATTTAAAAACAAAAAAATGCTATTTGCGATCATAGCTGCCGGATATATCATTACAATTAACTGGGGTACTTTTATATGGGCGGTGAATAACCACCATGTATTACAAGCGAGCTTAGGTTATTATATTAATCCATTGATGAGTATATTATTAGCGTTCATATTTCTTGGTGAACGTTTTTCTAAAGCGCAATGGTTGGCAATCTTACTTGCATTCATCGGCGTCATTTATATGACGTTCCAAGTTGGTGAATTCCCGTATGTTTCTATTATTTTAGCAACTTCTTTCGCTTTATACGGCTTAATCAAGAAAGTTGTGGATATTGATGCTTTCAGTAGTATTACAATTGAATGTATCGTAACTTTACCAGCAGCACTGATTTATATTTACTATTTATCACAAATAGATGCTGTGACATTTGGTGTCAATGCAGCAAGCGGATGGCTATTACTTTCTGGTGCTGTAACAGCAATTCCACTAATCTTATTTAGTGCTGGTGCTAGAAGAATCCCACTTTCCCTTACAGGATTCCTACAATATATTGGACCAACAATTATGTTCTTTATCGGTATATTCTTACTTAATGAACATTTTGATATAGATCAATTAATTACATTTATTCTGATTTGGGCGGGCATCATTATTTATAGTTACTCTAAATATTTAGAGCTTAGTCGTAATCGTAAAAAATTAATTAAAAACTAA
- the hutG gene encoding formimidoylglutamase, translating into MYSDVKKEEWTGRTDSDSLRSAFRFHQIVETINMEKQDIQPKKEFEHQINMALIGFECDEGVSRNKGRTGAVDGPKHFRKSLSPLPIHNEYLHLTDYGNVICHKTKMEDAQEELGEKVSQILSHNQFTVIIGGGHEVLYGHYLGVRRANKDKKIGIINIDAHFDMRDYDEQSSSGTMFKQILDSDDQVGYFVLGIQKNGNTKALFERADEYGVQYIFENELRSHLSIETITSINSFIEGYDEILITLCTDSIDVSYAPAVSAPCIMGLQPQIVHTILQLVTNSNKSASISIAELSPRFDIDNRTSRLLANIASNIYHDQAEVIQAQWES; encoded by the coding sequence GTGTATAGTGATGTAAAAAAAGAAGAATGGACAGGTAGAACTGATAGTGATTCATTACGTTCTGCATTTAGATTTCACCAAATCGTTGAAACCATTAATATGGAAAAACAAGATATTCAGCCAAAAAAAGAATTTGAACATCAAATCAATATGGCGCTTATAGGTTTTGAATGTGATGAAGGTGTATCTAGGAATAAAGGGCGAACGGGTGCTGTAGATGGTCCAAAGCATTTCAGAAAATCATTAAGTCCATTACCTATTCATAATGAATACTTACATTTAACAGATTACGGGAATGTTATTTGCCATAAAACTAAAATGGAAGATGCCCAAGAAGAATTAGGAGAAAAAGTATCTCAAATTTTATCTCACAATCAATTCACTGTTATTATAGGTGGTGGTCACGAAGTATTATATGGTCATTACTTAGGTGTTAGACGCGCAAACAAAGATAAAAAAATCGGCATCATCAATATAGATGCGCATTTTGATATGAGAGACTATGATGAGCAGTCATCTTCTGGAACAATGTTCAAACAAATTTTAGATTCAGATGATCAAGTCGGCTATTTTGTTCTTGGTATTCAAAAAAATGGGAATACAAAAGCGCTTTTTGAAAGAGCTGATGAATATGGCGTTCAATACATATTTGAGAACGAATTAAGAAGCCACTTATCTATAGAAACAATTACTTCTATCAATTCTTTCATTGAAGGTTATGATGAAATTCTTATCACTTTATGTACAGACTCTATAGATGTAAGTTATGCGCCGGCTGTCAGCGCACCATGTATTATGGGATTACAGCCACAAATTGTTCATACAATTTTGCAACTAGTAACAAATTCAAATAAAAGTGCGAGTATTAGTATTGCTGAGTTATCGCCAAGATTCGATATTGATAATCGTACATCAAGGCTTCTGGCAAATATTGCATCAAATATTTATCATGACCAAGCAGAAGTTATTCAAGCACAATGGGAGTCTTAA